Below is a window of Leuconostoc gasicomitatum LMG 18811 DNA.
AGTATGTTGAAATACTTTAGCTGCCAATGACTTACGAAATGCTTGATCAACCTGATTAGTTTGCAATTTTTCAATCACAACATCATAATCAGTTGGATCAACAATTGGTAAAACTGATGCGAAGTTTTTTGCGGCTGAACGTAACATTGATGGACCACCAATATCAATATTTTCAATCGCTTCTGCTTCTGTTACACCGCTTTTTTGAATCGTTTCTTTAAATGGATATAAATTAACAACAACCATATCAATTGGTGTAATGTTAAATTCAGCTAATGTTGCCATATGTTCTGGTAAATCGCGTCTTGCTAGCAAACCAGCATGTACACGGGGATGTAATGTTTTGACACGACCATCCAGCATTTCTGGAAAATCAGTCACGTCGTCAATTGCAATCACATTTAAGCCTGCTGCCTCAAGCACTTTATGTGTGCCACCAGTTGAAACCAATTCATAACCAAGTTCAACTAATTTTTGGGCAAATGGGACAAGCCCATTTTTGTCAGAAACACTAAGTAATGCACGTGTCATTTTAAAAATACTCCTTCATTAAGTAACTGTTCTAGTGTGTTTGGATACAAAACATGTTCAACGTTATGCATGCGCGTTTCTAAATCCTGTAAAGTATCATTAGGCAATCGGGGCACTTTTTGTTGCGCAATAATTTTACCTGTATCAATGCCATTATCAACAAAATGTACCGTTACGCCTGTCATATCAACGTCTGCTTCATAAGCATCTAAAATACTGTGTCTACCTGGGAAATTGGGTAACATCGCTGGATGTAGATTAATAATCTTACTTGGATAATTGTCAATTAAAGTAGGTGTTAAAATGCGCATATATCCAGCGAGCAAAATACCATCGACCTCATCTATTTTTAACTGATTTAAAATTGCTTGTTCGGCTTCTGGTTTGGTTTTATACTCTGAGTATTTAATAAAAGTGGCCGGAATACCAAATATTTTGGCTAAATTTAATGCACCAGCAGCAGATTTATCAACTATCAAACGCACAATTTCAGCATGAAGATGTCGCTGCAAAATAGCATCGTGCAATGCTTGAAAATTAGTGCCTGTCCCTGAAGCAAATACAGC
It encodes the following:
- the purN gene encoding phosphoribosylglycinamide formyltransferase: MVKSVRLAVFASGTGTNFQALHDAILQRHLHAEIVRLIVDKSAAGALNLAKIFGIPATFIKYSEYKTKPEAEQAILNQLKIDEVDGILLAGYMRILTPTLIDNYPSKIINLHPAMLPNFPGRHSILDAYEADVDMTGVTVHFVDNGIDTGKIIAQQKVPRLPNDTLQDLETRMHNVEHVLYPNTLEQLLNEGVFLK